Proteins from one SAR324 cluster bacterium genomic window:
- a CDS encoding PhzF family phenazine biosynthesis protein has translation MTYQFFICDVFTKHAFQGNQLAVVPEASGLNDEQMQQIAREFNFSETTFVFPPKQGQTKRVRIFTPTSEIPFAGHPNLGTTFTLYRNGYLGEVQPPLKVVFEEEAGLVPVTITNPDDGHPFFELQAPTPLSLGAEIRLESVSQALNLPGSAIRLDRHRPQLASVGMPFLMVELKDREALEKARPNLDAFQVLQAQGVSMMHLYVHSEDEFDLQTRMFAPLDGMTEDPATGSANCALAGLLTHLEEGLDRDYDWRIAQGVEMGRPSELRARARKRNGVVTTTWIGGNCIQIAEGNLHI, from the coding sequence ATGACCTACCAATTCTTCATCTGTGACGTCTTCACCAAACATGCTTTTCAAGGGAATCAACTCGCAGTTGTTCCAGAAGCTAGTGGTCTGAACGATGAGCAAATGCAGCAGATCGCTCGTGAATTCAATTTCTCCGAGACAACTTTCGTCTTCCCTCCCAAACAAGGCCAGACCAAACGAGTGAGGATCTTCACGCCTACCTCAGAAATACCGTTTGCAGGTCACCCCAATCTGGGCACCACCTTCACGCTCTATCGCAACGGATATCTTGGTGAAGTCCAGCCTCCGCTGAAGGTCGTCTTTGAGGAAGAGGCTGGTTTAGTTCCAGTTACCATAACAAATCCAGATGACGGTCATCCCTTCTTTGAACTACAGGCTCCCACGCCTCTCTCACTTGGAGCAGAGATCCGTTTGGAATCGGTCAGCCAAGCTCTGAATCTTCCAGGCTCAGCAATTCGTTTGGATAGACACAGACCGCAGCTTGCTTCTGTGGGTATGCCTTTCTTAATGGTCGAATTGAAGGATCGAGAGGCACTAGAAAAAGCGAGACCGAATCTAGACGCTTTTCAAGTACTCCAGGCGCAGGGCGTATCAATGATGCATCTCTATGTACACTCTGAGGATGAATTTGATCTGCAGACTCGGATGTTCGCTCCGTTGGACGGCATGACCGAAGATCCTGCAACCGGAAGTGCAAATTGTGCCTTGGCTGGATTACTCACTCACTTGGAGGAAGGTTTAGACAGAGATTATGATTGGAGGATTGCTCAGGGAGTTGAAATGGGCAGACCGAGTGAACTGAG